In Mus musculus strain C57BL/6J chromosome 1, GRCm38.p6 C57BL/6J, a single genomic region encodes these proteins:
- the Cdk5r2 gene encoding cyclin-dependent kinase 5 activator 2, whose amino-acid sequence MGTVLSLSPASSAKGRRPGGLPEEKKKAPPAGDEALGGYGAPPAGKGGKGESRLKRPSVLISALTWKRLVAASAKKKKGSKKVTPKPASTGPDPLVQQRNRENLLRKGRDGPDGGGTAKPLAVPVPTVPTTAATCEPPSGGSAAAPPPGSGGGKPPPPPPPAPQAAPPAPGGSPRRVIVQASTGELLRCLGDFVCRRCYRLKELSPGELVGWFRGVDRSLLLQGWQDQAFITPANLVFVYLLCRESLRGDELASAAELQAAFLTCLYLAYSYMGNEISYPLKPFLVEPDKERFWQRCLRLIQRLSPQMLRLNADPHFFTQVFQDLKNEGEAAASTGGPPSGSSASTTSSSSARDSCATGAKHWTMNLDR is encoded by the coding sequence ATGGGCACGGTGCTGTCGCTTTCCCCTGCTTCCTCGGCCAAGGGCCGGAGGCCGGGAGGGCTGccggaggagaaaaagaaggcgCCGCCCGCGGGGGACGAGGCGCTGGGGGGCTACGGCGCGCCGCCGGCCGGCAAGGGCGGCAAAGGCGAGAGCCGGCTCAAACGGCCGTCCGTGCTCATCTCGGCGCTCACCTGGAAGCGCCTAGTGGCAGCCTCGgccaagaagaagaaaggcagcaAAAAGGTGACGCCCAAGCCAGCGTCCACCGGTCCCGACCCTCTGGTCCAGCAACGCAACCGCGAGAACCTTCTCCGCAAGGGCCGCGACGGCCCCGACGGTGGCGGAACAGCCAAGCCCCTGGCCGTGCCGGTGCCCACGGTGCCCACGACCGCTGCCACCTGCGAGCCCCCGTCGGGGGGCAGCGCAGCCGCCCCTCCACCAGGCTCAGGCGGGGGaaagccgccgccgccgccacccccAGCCCCGCAGGCGGCACCGCCGGCGCCCGGAGGCTCGCCGCGGCGGGTCATCGTGCAGGCGTCTACCGGCGAGCTGCTCCGCTGCCTCGGCGACTTCGTGTGCCGACGCTGCTACCGCCTCAAGGAGCTGAGCCCCGGCGAGCTGGTGGGCTGGTTCCGCGGCGTGGACCGCTCGCTGCTGCTGCAGGGCTGGCAAGACCAGGCCTTCATTACCCCCGCCAACCTGGTGTTCGTGTACCTGCTGTGCCGGGAGTCGCTTCGTGGGGACGAGCTGGCGTCGGCCGCGGAACTGCAGGCCGCCTTcctcacctgcctctacctcgcCTACTCCTACATGGGCAACGAGATCTCCTACCCGCTCAAGCCGTTCCTCGTGGAGCCCGACAAGGAGCGCTTCTGGCAGCGCTGCCTGCGCCTCATCCAGCGGCTCAGCCCGCAGATGCTGCGACTCAACGCCGACCCCCACTTCTTCACGCAAGTCTTTCAAGACCTCAAGAACGAGGGCGAGGCCGCGGCGAGCACCGGGGGTCCACCGAGCGGAAGCAGCGcgtccaccacctcctcctcgaGCGCCAGGGACAGCTGCGCGACCGGAGCCAAGCACTGGACTATGAACTTGGACCGCTAG